The proteins below come from a single Fibrobacter sp. genomic window:
- a CDS encoding glycosyltransferase family 2 protein, with protein sequence MLLSVIIPVFNEEEIVAETYRVLEEELKDIEHELIFVNDGSKDKTREILEGLLPGNPNNKIINFSRNFGHQAAFSAGLDHAAGDAVVIIDGDLQDPPSLIHEMLEKWHEGYQVVYAQRNKRKGETIFKRFTAFCFYRLIGKLTSIEIPPDTGDFRLMDRCVVDQLKNLPERSRFLRGLVCWVGFKKIGVKYDRAERTAGTSKYPLKKMMRLAFDGITGFSSAPLKVSFYMGVIATVVGLGVLVWSILEKFLSPATTVPGWASLMTAIVFFAGVQLMTIGILGEYIGRIYDEVKQRPLYIEDKGKQR encoded by the coding sequence ATGCTCTTATCCGTAATCATACCTGTCTTTAACGAAGAAGAAATTGTTGCCGAAACATACCGCGTCCTGGAGGAAGAACTCAAGGACATCGAACACGAACTCATTTTCGTGAACGACGGTTCCAAGGACAAGACGCGCGAAATCCTCGAAGGACTCCTTCCGGGAAACCCGAACAACAAGATTATCAACTTCAGCCGCAATTTCGGGCACCAGGCCGCATTCAGCGCGGGTCTCGACCATGCGGCAGGCGACGCCGTCGTGATTATCGATGGTGACCTGCAGGATCCTCCGAGCCTCATCCACGAAATGCTCGAAAAGTGGCACGAAGGCTACCAGGTCGTTTACGCCCAGAGGAACAAGCGCAAGGGCGAAACGATTTTCAAACGCTTTACCGCATTCTGCTTCTACCGCCTTATAGGCAAGCTCACGAGCATCGAGATTCCGCCCGACACCGGCGACTTCCGCCTCATGGACCGCTGCGTGGTGGACCAGCTCAAGAACCTCCCCGAAAGGAGCCGCTTCTTGCGCGGGCTCGTCTGCTGGGTAGGCTTCAAGAAGATCGGCGTCAAGTACGACCGCGCCGAACGCACCGCCGGTACATCGAAGTACCCGCTCAAGAAGATGATGCGCCTCGCCTTCGACGGCATTACCGGTTTCAGTTCCGCACCGCTCAAGGTCAGTTTCTACATGGGTGTCATAGCGACCGTCGTAGGCCTCGGCGTACTCGTATGGTCCATTCTCGAAAAGTTCCTCAGCCCCGCGACTACAGTTCCGGGCTGGGCTTCGCTCATGACCGCCATCGTGTTCTTCGCTGGCGTGCAGCTCATGACCATCGGCATTCTCGGTGAATACATCGGGCGAATCTACGACGAAGTCAAGCAGCGTCCGCTCTACATCGAGGACAAGGGAAAACAACGCTAG
- the uvrB gene encoding excinuclease ABC subunit UvrB, whose protein sequence is MARARKTITPDPYAKPIAKPLPPEKSLPGHLKQFQSPTRANFELVSPYGAAGDQPKAIEELTEGFKHGEQFQTLLGVTGSGKTFTMANVIKNVGKPTLILTHNKTLAAQLYQEFKAFFPHNAVEYFVSYYDYFQPEAYIPHTDTFIEKDASINDEIDKLRLRATANLLTRRDVIIVASVSCIYGLGSPSEYFDLMVRIQKGEIYDRDKILHDLVRIQYTRNDFSLERGSFRVHGDVIEIHPSYDEEGLRIELFGDEVDRLCRFNIVTGEVTQELNEMTVAPAKHFVTKEEGRAGILQRMQVELTERLAELDKEGKVLESARLSSRTRYDMEMIRETGMCSGIENYSRIIENRAPGTRPFTLIDYFGDDWLLMVDESHVSIPQVGGMAEGDKSRKTTLVQYGFRLPCALDNRPMNFAEFEFMYPKQVLFVSATPGDYELKKTGGVVTEQINRPTGLLDPKIEMFPIKGQMDVLLYRIEEVVKNGDRVLVTTLTKKMAQDLTDFFVEAGIRARYLHSDIKTLERHELIRGLRTGEFDVLVGINLLREGLDLPEVSMVAILDADKEGFLRNYRSLIQTMGRASRNVNGTVLLFADNMTDSLEKAVTETARRRSVQEEFNKEHGITPKSVTRKLEDDLRINDPLGDIGDDSVDEDWEDEPSTGSENLGIRPMEPLQPSSKTKRKGSGKKKPIPASAGMTYGPSTSKRAENAELLQRASASSKLEDLERQMKEAAARLDFEEAARLRDIIRSMDA, encoded by the coding sequence ATGGCCCGAGCACGCAAGACAATCACTCCGGACCCGTATGCCAAACCGATAGCGAAACCGCTACCGCCCGAAAAGAGTTTACCCGGTCACCTGAAGCAGTTCCAGTCGCCGACACGCGCGAACTTTGAACTCGTTAGCCCCTACGGTGCTGCGGGCGACCAGCCGAAAGCCATCGAAGAACTCACCGAAGGTTTCAAGCACGGCGAACAGTTCCAGACGCTCCTCGGCGTGACCGGTTCGGGCAAGACCTTCACGATGGCGAACGTCATCAAGAACGTCGGCAAGCCCACGCTCATCCTCACGCACAACAAGACGCTCGCGGCGCAGCTCTACCAAGAATTCAAGGCGTTCTTCCCGCACAACGCGGTGGAATACTTCGTAAGCTACTACGACTACTTCCAGCCCGAAGCCTACATCCCGCACACAGATACCTTTATCGAAAAAGACGCAAGCATCAACGATGAAATCGACAAGCTCCGCCTGCGCGCCACAGCAAATTTGCTGACCCGCCGCGACGTGATTATCGTAGCCTCGGTAAGCTGCATCTACGGTTTGGGAAGCCCGAGCGAATACTTTGACCTGATGGTGCGTATCCAGAAGGGCGAAATCTACGACCGCGACAAGATTCTGCACGACCTCGTGCGAATTCAATACACGAGAAACGACTTCAGCCTGGAACGCGGTTCCTTCCGCGTGCACGGCGACGTGATAGAAATTCACCCGAGCTACGACGAAGAGGGCCTCCGCATCGAACTTTTCGGCGACGAAGTCGACAGGCTCTGCCGTTTCAACATCGTCACCGGCGAAGTCACGCAGGAACTGAACGAGATGACGGTCGCCCCGGCAAAGCACTTCGTCACTAAAGAAGAAGGCCGCGCGGGAATCCTGCAGCGCATGCAGGTGGAACTGACCGAGCGCCTTGCGGAACTCGACAAGGAAGGCAAAGTGCTGGAATCGGCCCGCCTTTCGAGCCGCACCCGCTACGACATGGAAATGATCCGCGAGACCGGCATGTGCAGCGGCATCGAGAACTACTCCCGCATTATCGAAAACCGCGCACCGGGTACGCGCCCGTTCACGCTTATCGACTACTTCGGCGACGACTGGCTCTTGATGGTCGACGAATCGCACGTGAGCATCCCGCAGGTGGGCGGCATGGCCGAAGGCGACAAATCCCGCAAGACGACTCTTGTGCAGTACGGGTTCCGCCTCCCCTGCGCACTCGACAACCGCCCGATGAACTTCGCCGAATTCGAGTTCATGTACCCAAAGCAGGTGCTCTTTGTGAGCGCCACCCCCGGCGATTACGAACTGAAAAAGACAGGCGGCGTAGTTACCGAACAAATTAACAGGCCGACCGGACTTCTGGACCCAAAAATCGAGATGTTTCCCATCAAGGGCCAGATGGACGTGCTCCTGTACCGCATCGAGGAAGTCGTCAAGAACGGCGACCGAGTGCTGGTCACGACGCTCACCAAGAAGATGGCTCAGGACCTCACCGACTTTTTCGTGGAAGCGGGCATCCGCGCGCGCTACCTGCACAGCGACATCAAGACTCTGGAACGCCACGAACTGATTCGCGGACTCCGCACCGGCGAATTCGACGTGCTCGTGGGCATCAACCTGCTGCGCGAAGGCCTCGACCTGCCCGAAGTGAGCATGGTCGCAATTCTCGATGCCGACAAGGAAGGCTTCTTGCGCAACTACCGCAGCCTCATCCAGACGATGGGACGCGCGAGCCGCAACGTGAACGGCACCGTACTCCTGTTCGCCGACAACATGACCGACAGTCTGGAAAAGGCAGTCACCGAAACCGCCCGCCGCCGCAGCGTGCAGGAAGAATTCAACAAGGAACACGGCATCACGCCGAAATCCGTAACCCGCAAGCTCGAAGACGACTTGAGGATCAACGACCCGCTCGGTGACATCGGTGACGATTCCGTCGACGAGGACTGGGAAGACGAACCTTCGACAGGCTCAGAGAACCTCGGCATCCGCCCGATGGAACCGCTGCAGCCCTCGAGCAAGACGAAAAGAAAAGGTTCTGGAAAGAAAAAGCCGATCCCCGCATCCGCGGGGATGACATACGGCCCGAGCACTTCAAAGCGCGCCGAAAACGCCGAACTGCTCCAGCGAGCCTCCGCATCGTCAAAACTCGAAGACCTAGAACGCCAAATGAAAGAAGCTGCCGCTCGCCTCGATTTCGAGGAAGCAGCCCGCCTGCGCGACATCATCCGCAGCATGGACGCTTGA
- a CDS encoding glycoside hydrolase family 5 protein — MKRIGMFGIACGTALLATTSAFALPKASALVEPMGMGYNIGNTMEVPENPTAWGNPLPTAAYIKAIKAAGFNTVRIPCAWYSHSDALAKDIEANGGTADNDAYTHVGKASDFTNPTINAAWLKQVKDVVDMIIAEGMYVVLNSHWDEGWLEDRVYDGVAASPRSGANNIANSAATTKARQAAFWTQIATYFKDYDEHLLFAGANEPGVNDPWNGTQWEFDNTRMQVLKSYYDAFITSVRSAGGNNATRTLIVQAPRTEMDMAPMLSQNFPTDPAGSGYMMAEVHYYPYQYSLLNKDEEWGTQYYYYTGLASTTDKTHNMGWNVYSNSIDNNALGTPNQIKKAFGELKTMFCDKGIPVIIGELGAIKRTGQITDAANLKLHLQGRALFYGEVAKNAKANGIVPYVWDTGAEDDGNMTIITRQKGTYSILDPDVLNALQKAYGQEGNNQSNLDSLVKENEVPETGNGKGVLVTYATKTTDSSETGTLRINLSNDSKDLSKYVGLEIRMKGSVETAGGCTSTDPKKECSEYGWTSMDLFMMTGGSWAWFDANVLQQADQELDATTFQTFQIKWEDFRTEPTGLNEANAIGLNLYGTQVTGTITIDYIKGIKADGTTEIIDDFDKKPQLEGIATGKIVPLSGSDAIKAVRVASSSKMLVNVRPGMVTASFSASKNAPAKATLMNSMGQVISQKNFTANRGMNRVELMSDYRGPAMLVVRQGSQQLVQKIMLK, encoded by the coding sequence ATGAAGCGTATTGGAATGTTTGGAATCGCCTGTGGCACAGCACTGCTCGCAACAACGAGCGCGTTCGCCCTACCCAAGGCATCCGCCCTAGTAGAACCCATGGGCATGGGCTACAACATCGGCAACACCATGGAAGTGCCCGAAAACCCCACCGCCTGGGGCAACCCTCTCCCGACCGCCGCCTACATCAAGGCCATCAAGGCTGCCGGTTTCAACACCGTGCGCATTCCCTGTGCCTGGTACTCCCACTCCGACGCCCTCGCCAAGGATATCGAAGCTAACGGCGGCACAGCCGACAACGATGCCTACACCCACGTAGGCAAGGCAAGCGACTTTACCAACCCCACCATCAACGCCGCCTGGCTCAAGCAGGTGAAAGACGTGGTGGACATGATTATCGCCGAAGGCATGTACGTAGTGCTGAACTCCCATTGGGACGAAGGCTGGCTCGAAGACCGCGTATATGACGGTGTCGCAGCAAGCCCCCGCAGCGGCGCAAACAACATCGCCAACAGCGCAGCCACCACCAAGGCACGCCAGGCCGCCTTCTGGACACAGATCGCCACCTACTTCAAGGACTACGACGAGCACCTCCTCTTTGCTGGCGCCAACGAACCGGGCGTGAACGACCCGTGGAACGGCACCCAGTGGGAATTCGACAACACCCGCATGCAGGTTCTGAAGAGCTACTACGACGCCTTCATCACCTCCGTGCGTAGCGCCGGCGGCAACAACGCCACCCGCACCCTTATCGTGCAGGCTCCGCGTACCGAAATGGACATGGCTCCCATGCTGAGCCAGAACTTCCCCACCGACCCGGCGGGCAGCGGCTACATGATGGCCGAAGTGCATTACTACCCGTATCAGTATTCCTTGTTGAACAAGGACGAAGAATGGGGAACGCAATACTACTATTACACAGGTCTCGCCAGCACCACGGACAAAACCCACAACATGGGCTGGAACGTGTACAGCAACAGCATCGACAACAACGCTCTCGGCACCCCGAACCAGATCAAGAAGGCCTTCGGCGAACTGAAAACCATGTTCTGCGACAAGGGCATCCCCGTGATTATCGGTGAACTCGGCGCCATCAAACGCACGGGCCAGATTACCGACGCCGCGAACCTCAAACTCCACTTGCAGGGCCGCGCCCTCTTCTATGGTGAAGTCGCCAAGAACGCGAAGGCCAACGGCATCGTCCCCTACGTCTGGGATACCGGCGCCGAAGACGACGGCAACATGACCATCATTACCCGCCAGAAGGGCACCTACAGCATTCTCGACCCGGATGTGTTGAACGCCTTGCAGAAGGCCTACGGACAGGAAGGCAACAACCAGAGCAATCTCGACAGCCTGGTCAAGGAAAATGAAGTCCCCGAAACCGGAAACGGCAAGGGCGTGCTCGTGACCTACGCGACCAAGACCACCGACTCCAGCGAAACGGGAACGCTCCGCATCAACCTCTCCAACGACAGCAAGGACCTTTCCAAGTACGTGGGCCTTGAAATCCGCATGAAGGGTTCCGTCGAGACGGCGGGTGGCTGCACCAGCACCGATCCGAAAAAGGAATGTTCCGAATACGGCTGGACCTCCATGGACCTGTTCATGATGACCGGCGGAAGTTGGGCATGGTTCGACGCCAACGTGTTGCAGCAGGCCGACCAGGAACTCGACGCCACCACGTTCCAGACATTCCAAATCAAGTGGGAAGACTTCCGCACCGAACCCACGGGCCTCAATGAAGCGAACGCCATCGGCCTGAACCTCTACGGAACGCAGGTCACCGGCACCATCACTATCGACTACATCAAGGGCATCAAGGCCGACGGCACCACCGAGATTATCGACGATTTCGACAAGAAACCGCAGCTCGAAGGTATCGCCACCGGCAAGATCGTCCCCCTCAGCGGATCCGACGCCATCAAGGCAGTCCGCGTCGCAAGCTCCTCCAAGATGCTCGTGAACGTAAGGCCCGGCATGGTAACCGCCTCGTTCAGCGCTTCGAAGAACGCTCCGGCGAAGGCGACGCTCATGAACAGCATGGGTCAGGTGATCTCGCAGAAGAACTTCACCGCGAACAGGGGCATGAACCGCGTGGAACTCATGAGCGACTACCGCGGCCCCGCAATGCTCGTCGTAAGGCAGGGCAGCCAGCAGCTCGTGCAGAAGATTATGCTGAAGTAA
- a CDS encoding NADP-dependent malic enzyme, with protein sequence MSKDLKEKALEYHAMGKPGKIEIVPTKPHSTQTDLGLAYTPGVAAPCLEIEKDNNLAYEYTGKGNLVAVISNGTAVLGLGDIGALAGKPVMEGKALLFKIYAGIDVFDIEINEKDPKKFIEIVKGIAPTFGGINLEDIKAPECFEIEDTLKAELDIPVMHDDQHGTAIISSAGLLNAIEVAGKSIRDVKMVVNGAGAAACACTRLYLSLGLKKENLVMCDSKGVIRKDRKGLTEAKAFFATDRTDIETLEDAMKGADVFVGLSKGNILTREMVRSMADQPIVFALANPTPEISYEEAMASRGDLIFATGRSDYPNQVNNVIGFPYIFRGALDVRATCINEHMKHAAVRAIATLAHKPVPDVVNIAYNAQRFTFGKEYLIPKPLDPRLLTEVSIAVAKAAIESGVARKPITDWDAYYDKLRDMMGYDNKLIRQFSDTARSNPKRVVFAEGGNLNMLKAAVQAKVEGIAHPILLGNAERIQMMAQKEQLDLTGIKIVNPRSPEEFERRRKYAEIYAEENGRNGVTFEEARDDMFEPNHYGMMMVKLGDADALITGGYSKYSETIELAKEIIGIREEYKHFGAMHILSTRKGTFFLADTLVNRDPDAETLVDIAKLTHDAVRFFAHEPVMAMLSYANFGSDKESARGTANKARDAVKMIHEQFPDYVLDGEMQVNVALDKELRDTKYPFNKLKGQTVNTLIFPCLSSANTTCKMLLEMGVGESIGPVQMGLNKPVHFTDSDASVHDIFNLTVAAVIDAIVQEKKDEEKSRKKYDKMW encoded by the coding sequence ATGAGTAAGGATTTGAAGGAAAAAGCCCTCGAATACCACGCCATGGGCAAACCCGGCAAAATCGAAATCGTGCCGACCAAGCCGCACAGCACACAGACGGACTTGGGACTCGCTTACACTCCGGGCGTAGCCGCCCCCTGCTTGGAAATCGAGAAGGACAACAATCTCGCTTACGAATACACGGGCAAGGGAAACCTGGTCGCGGTGATTTCGAACGGTACCGCGGTGCTCGGCCTCGGTGACATCGGCGCGCTCGCGGGCAAGCCGGTGATGGAAGGCAAGGCGCTCCTGTTCAAGATTTACGCTGGCATCGACGTGTTCGACATCGAAATCAACGAGAAGGATCCGAAGAAGTTCATCGAGATTGTGAAGGGTATCGCCCCGACGTTCGGCGGTATCAACCTCGAAGATATCAAGGCTCCGGAATGCTTTGAAATCGAAGACACGCTGAAGGCCGAACTCGACATCCCCGTGATGCACGACGACCAGCACGGTACGGCCATCATTTCTTCTGCGGGTTTGCTCAACGCCATCGAAGTGGCGGGCAAGAGCATCCGTGACGTGAAGATGGTGGTGAACGGTGCGGGTGCTGCCGCTTGCGCCTGCACGCGACTCTACCTGTCGTTGGGTCTCAAGAAGGAAAACTTGGTGATGTGCGACAGCAAGGGCGTTATTCGCAAGGACCGCAAGGGCCTTACCGAAGCGAAGGCCTTCTTTGCGACCGACCGCACCGATATCGAGACGCTCGAAGACGCCATGAAGGGCGCCGACGTGTTCGTGGGTCTTTCGAAGGGTAACATCCTTACCCGCGAAATGGTCCGCAGCATGGCCGATCAGCCGATCGTCTTCGCGCTCGCGAACCCGACTCCCGAAATCAGTTACGAAGAGGCCATGGCGAGCCGCGGCGACTTGATTTTTGCGACGGGCCGCAGCGACTACCCGAACCAGGTGAACAACGTCATCGGTTTCCCCTACATTTTCCGTGGCGCCCTCGACGTGCGCGCGACCTGCATCAACGAACACATGAAGCATGCCGCTGTCCGCGCCATTGCGACGCTCGCCCACAAGCCGGTTCCGGATGTGGTGAATATCGCCTACAACGCCCAGCGTTTTACGTTCGGCAAGGAATACTTGATTCCGAAGCCCTTGGATCCGCGCCTGCTCACGGAAGTCTCTATCGCTGTCGCGAAGGCCGCTATCGAAAGTGGCGTGGCCCGCAAGCCCATTACCGATTGGGACGCCTACTACGACAAGCTCCGTGACATGATGGGTTACGACAACAAGCTCATCCGTCAGTTCAGCGATACCGCCCGCAGCAACCCGAAGCGCGTGGTGTTTGCCGAAGGCGGAAACCTCAACATGCTCAAGGCCGCCGTCCAGGCGAAGGTCGAAGGTATTGCGCACCCGATTCTGTTGGGCAACGCTGAACGCATCCAGATGATGGCGCAGAAGGAACAGCTCGACCTTACGGGGATCAAGATTGTGAACCCGCGTTCGCCGGAAGAATTCGAACGCCGCCGCAAGTACGCCGAAATCTATGCCGAAGAGAACGGCCGCAACGGCGTGACCTTCGAAGAGGCCCGTGACGACATGTTCGAACCGAACCATTACGGCATGATGATGGTGAAGCTCGGGGATGCCGACGCACTCATTACCGGCGGTTACTCCAAGTACTCCGAGACCATCGAACTCGCGAAGGAAATCATCGGCATCCGCGAGGAATACAAGCACTTCGGTGCCATGCACATCCTCAGCACCCGCAAGGGCACGTTCTTCTTGGCCGACACTCTCGTGAACCGCGACCCCGATGCCGAAACGCTCGTGGATATCGCGAAACTCACGCACGACGCAGTGCGCTTCTTCGCTCACGAACCGGTGATGGCGATGCTCAGCTATGCGAACTTCGGTTCTGACAAGGAATCCGCCCGCGGTACGGCCAACAAGGCCCGCGACGCCGTGAAGATGATTCACGAACAGTTCCCGGACTACGTGCTCGACGGCGAAATGCAGGTGAACGTGGCGCTCGACAAGGAATTGCGCGACACGAAGTACCCCTTCAACAAGCTCAAGGGCCAGACGGTCAACACGCTCATCTTCCCGTGCCTCTCTTCTGCGAACACCACTTGCAAGATGCTCCTCGAGATGGGCGTGGGCGAATCCATCGGTCCCGTGCAGATGGGCCTGAACAAGCCGGTGCACTTCACCGACTCCGACGCCTCCGTGCACGATATCTTCAACCTGACTGTCGCCGCCGTCATCGACGCGATTGTCCAGGAAAAGAAGGACGAAGAGAAGAGCCGCAAGAAGTACGACAAGATGTGGTAA
- a CDS encoding HNH endonuclease: MRFNQKIVETILTKCKGLSLKKQVKREEGRFLADKSYGFDTMFFVSRFIQRYRFGNIYRRDKRELENEYIRDLFCLRDAAQVGNYFTEALALLRFVNAMKCDSPDVYEIVDNDVLDIYSSSFENAYIFHYLLVYSIFNEHDLWNNYLSFCSAPTLAAKQYQYESYRKKYAAIDARVKDPNALWSMFTPKYPIVVLNYANRMNMVTRTGNVTENIVSRTDIALNVQGSRANQELPKKNAYLDNMSESYIIETLRPYLAVKMPEYKQVDDYLDSFSISVADTKLDMLDAKQGIVRERKSQGELYKFVGGNKVRTVQGEFRNGLLQKTPHQCPICGFAYENFLIASHIKPYAKCDDTYDAMNPNNGLLMCPVCDKLFENSNYMTINPETGKVEYIEDIKNEKEFLYLHEKKIAYDYIDCERRHYLKWHYKNFKEKHNL; this comes from the coding sequence ATGAGATTTAATCAAAAAATTGTTGAGACAATTCTTACAAAATGCAAAGGGCTTTCTCTAAAAAAGCAGGTAAAACGAGAGGAGGGGAGATTCCTTGCTGACAAATCATATGGATTTGATACAATGTTTTTTGTGTCCCGCTTTATACAGAGATATCGATTTGGAAATATTTATAGGAGAGATAAAAGGGAACTTGAAAACGAATATATAAGAGACTTGTTCTGCCTTAGGGATGCAGCACAGGTAGGTAATTACTTTACGGAAGCCTTGGCTCTTTTGCGATTTGTAAATGCGATGAAATGTGACTCACCGGATGTTTACGAAATTGTTGATAATGACGTTTTGGATATATACAGTTCAAGTTTTGAAAATGCGTATATATTCCATTATTTACTTGTTTATTCAATATTTAATGAACATGATTTGTGGAATAATTATTTAAGTTTTTGTTCTGCGCCTACTTTAGCAGCAAAGCAGTACCAATATGAATCTTATCGAAAAAAATATGCGGCAATTGATGCTCGAGTAAAGGACCCAAATGCGTTGTGGTCTATGTTCACCCCCAAATATCCAATTGTTGTGTTAAACTATGCTAATAGAATGAATATGGTTACCCGAACGGGGAATGTAACTGAAAATATAGTTTCTAGAACCGATATTGCACTGAACGTCCAAGGAAGTAGAGCTAATCAAGAACTTCCCAAAAAGAATGCATATCTAGATAATATGTCTGAATCCTATATTATAGAAACATTGCGTCCCTACTTAGCTGTGAAAATGCCTGAATATAAGCAAGTTGATGATTACTTGGACAGTTTTTCAATTAGCGTTGCTGATACAAAATTGGATATGCTTGATGCAAAACAAGGTATTGTTCGTGAGAGAAAATCTCAAGGAGAATTATACAAATTTGTAGGAGGAAATAAAGTACGTACTGTTCAAGGGGAATTTAGAAATGGTCTTTTGCAAAAGACTCCTCATCAATGCCCAATTTGTGGTTTTGCTTACGAAAATTTTCTTATCGCTAGCCATATCAAACCATATGCGAAATGCGACGACACATATGATGCGATGAATCCCAATAACGGGTTGCTGATGTGCCCTGTTTGTGATAAATTGTTTGAAAATTCAAACTATATGACAATAAATCCAGAAACGGGAAAAGTTGAATATATAGAGGATATCAAAAACGAGAAGGAATTTCTTTATTTGCATGAAAAAAAGATTGCATATGATTATATAGATTGCGAAAGACGCCATTATTTGAAGTGGCATTATAAAAACTTTAAAGAAAAACACAATTTGTAA